DNA from Ignavibacteria bacterium:
TTGCAAGAATCGCAGTCGGTGAACAGTTAGCATCAAGCTTTTCAAAAATATCTTTTTTGATTTCATAATTTTCAGGAACAGCTTCGATAAAAAAATCACACTTTGCAAGCTCAATGAACTTCGATGAAAAATCCAGGTTGTCCAAAGCATCTTGTTTTGCTTCAGTGGTGAGTTTGTTTTTTTCGACTGCTTTATTGAGAGTTTTTAATATTTGATGACCCGCTTTACCGAGTATCTCGTCGTTTATGTCATAAATAACGACTTTATAGCCGTTGGTTATGCAGGATATAGCAATGCCCGCTCCCATCGTTCCTGACCCAAGAATTCCAATAGTTTTAATGCTATTTAAGTTCATTAACTAATATACTTTTTAAAAACGTTTATTTATACTCATTTATTTATCAGAATTGATAATAAATTACTGTTTTTTATATGTTTTTAAGAAATCTGACACAACAAAAAATGAGCCTGTGATAAGCAGTAAATCATCTTTTTTAAATGCAGTTTTTATGAAATTATATGATTCTTTTAAGTCTGGTTTTGTGATAATGTTTTTCGTTGAATTAAAAAATTCTGCGAGCTCTTCCGGCTCTGCGGCGCGTTTGTACTCCGGCTTAGTTAAAATAATTTTTTCCGCTTTGAGCTTTTTAATCTGAGAAATGCATTGGGCAATTTGCTTGTCTTTCATTAAACCGAAAATCACATAAAGATTTTTATACTGAACCTGTTTTAAATTATCTGAAAGATTTTTTAAGCTTTGTTCGTTGTGCGAAACATCGATTATGATTTTCGGATTCTTATTTATTAACTCAAATCTTCCGTGAAAATTTGAGTTCGAAACAATATTTTTCAATCCGCGTTTGATGTTCTTTTTTATATGCGGAAGTTTTTCCTTCTTCAAAATTTCTTTTAATGCAGCAACGGCGGTTCGTAAATTATTTTGTTGGTAAGCGCCGATTAACGGCAAAGTTAAATTTGAAATTTTTGTTTTATCTGAATCAATAAACTTTGCATTTTGTTTTTTGCAAACTTGTTTAATTATTTTTTTGCTGGTTGCAGAAACATTACCGATAATGCAGACAGAATTCTTTTTTATAATGCCGGCTTTTTCTTTTGTGATTTTTTCGATTGTGCTGCCGAGAAAATTTGTGTGGTCAATGGAGATGGATGTAATAATTTCTATAATAGGGTTTAAGACATTTGTAGAGTCGAGCCGACCTCCTAAACCTGTCTCAATTACTGCAAATTTGACCTGTTTTTGACGAAAATACTCGAATGCAAGAGCAGTTGTAACTTCAAAAAAACTCGGTTTAATCTTTTGAATTAATGGAATAAGTTTATTCGTGAAATCAACTATAAATTTTTTTGAAATGAGTTTTCCATCAATTAAAATTCTTTCTCTGAAATCTAAAATATGCGGTGATGTATATAAACCTGTTTTAAAACCACTCTCGATTAAAATGGAGTTTGTCATCGCGGATACGCTACCTTTACCGTTTGTTCCTGCAATATGAATTGCCTTAAAAGATTTTTCGGGACGACCGAGCTTGTCTAAAATAAGATTGATATTTTTTAAATCATATTTTATTCCTACCCGCTCGAGTGAGAATAAATAATCTATGCACTTGTTATATGAAGTAAATTTTTTCAATTATTATTTGACAATAAAAAAGGGGCATTGCCCCTAATCTCATAGTTTTGTTTTAACACACCCCGTCTCCGATTTCATCGGAGCCACCCCTCTCAAGAGGGGATTTTTAAAACAACAACTTTATAACTTTAAAAATCCCGACAGGTCGGGACTTCGCTTCGCTCAGCTTTATAAACTTTACGAACCTTATAAACTTTACGAACCTTATGAACTTTATAAACTTATAGAATCTCTTTTCTTCTTCTTATAATGGAAATAAAAAATCCGGCTACGAGAATTATTGTGCCTGCCCAGAGAATGTTAATGAACGGTTTTATGGAAGCGGTTATTACAAGCGCTTCTTCTGTTACCTGATGTTCGTCATGTTCTTTCTTAACTCTGTTATCAACTATTGCAAACGTGCCTGCGGGTCCGCCTTCTTCCTCACCTTTGATAGCCATCTTAGTAAAGTAAAAACTATAGTTATCATTACCGGTCATTTTGGCTTCATAATACTCAGGATTCCCGTCAGTATATTTTATTTTTGTCAAAATGTTTTCGGTAAATTTTGAATCTTTTACTTTCAAAATTGCACCCATTTCGAAATTTCCTGATTGAATTTCTTCTCCGCCCTTTTGCATATTTCCGAAATCGAAATCAACGAACTCAACCGATAAATCTCCAACTTGTTTTACTTCGCCTTTTTTAAACTCATGCAGGTCTTCCTGTGCAAACGTTTCCGGCTCGACAAGCCCCATTGGTGAAATATATAAATCCTTTGTTGCAAAGTTTGCAATATCGGGATTTTTCATAACTCCCTGTGAAAAGGCGCTGTAATACATAACTGGCTGTAAGACCATTTCTTTTCCGTCCTTCTCGAGCAGAATATTGAAATGATATTTTGTATCGGTTTTATTGTTTGCATCTTCAAACGGGGATGCTCCGACATAAGTCATTGTATATCCGAATGCATTGACCGGCTTGTTAAGCTCAAGAGTAAGATTTTCCTCTTTGCTGTATTTTGCCGAAGCAATAATGCCGAGAAAAACAAGCGCAAGCCCGACGTGAGCAATGTATGCGCCGATGTTGTCTCTTTGTTTTTTGAAAAGACGAACCGCAATTTCTATATTAACGAAGAATGCAAACAGCGCAGCGAGAGCAAAGAGCGCAAAAAGAAAATCCTGAACGCCGACCAGTACAAGACCGATGGTTACAATAACGGCAAGTATGAGAGGGAAAAACAATCCCTGTATAAATTTTTCATCACTCGATGTTTTCCATTTCAGCAAGAGACTGATACCGTTTATGAATGCAATGAGAATAGCTACAGGCAGATTCATCCTGTTGTAAAATTC
Protein-coding regions in this window:
- a CDS encoding folylpolyglutamate synthase/dihydrofolate synthase family protein is translated as MKKFTSYNKCIDYLFSLERVGIKYDLKNINLILDKLGRPEKSFKAIHIAGTNGKGSVSAMTNSILIESGFKTGLYTSPHILDFRERILIDGKLISKKFIVDFTNKLIPLIQKIKPSFFEVTTALAFEYFRQKQVKFAVIETGLGGRLDSTNVLNPIIEIITSISIDHTNFLGSTIEKITKEKAGIIKKNSVCIIGNVSATSKKIIKQVCKKQNAKFIDSDKTKISNLTLPLIGAYQQNNLRTAVAALKEILKKEKLPHIKKNIKRGLKNIVSNSNFHGRFELINKNPKIIIDVSHNEQSLKNLSDNLKQVQYKNLYVIFGLMKDKQIAQCISQIKKLKAEKIILTKPEYKRAAEPEELAEFFNSTKNIITKPDLKESYNFIKTAFKKDDLLLITGSFFVVSDFLKTYKKQ